AAAGAATAGTATAAAGGTAAATGTGTAATAATTTACCTGGTATGGGTTTAATGTCTTCTAAAGAGGAAGTTGAAAAAAGTCTTTCTACTCCCATATAACAAAAAAAAATACCGCTAATAATTGTGAGTGATAGTTCATGACTTGTTACAATACCGTCCATCATTTTTAAAACAACTGCGGCTAGGATTCCATACAGCATATCGGCAGTAGCAGCACCTAATCCTGCAATCAAACCAGGATTAACCCCATTTTTTGATGTTTCTTTGATGCATAAAAAACCTATAGCGCCTCCAGGAGCTGCCAGTGAGAAGCCTGATGCTATGCCTTTTATTAATAAATTGATTAACATGTTTCAATTTCGTCGTTTTAATTGTTCCCATAACCATGTGGCGTTTTTGTATGCCAATCAGTTTCTTGTTGATATGTATGACCAACTTGGTATAACAATTCTTCCGATAAAGCTGGTCCAACAATCTGCAATCCAATTGGTAAATTTTCTTTACTACTACCGCATGGTAGCGAAAGTGAAGTAATTCCTGCCAGGTT
Above is a window of Candidatus Babeliales bacterium DNA encoding:
- a CDS encoding LysE family transporter is translated as MLINLLIKGIASGFSLAAPGGAIGFLCIKETSKNGVNPGLIAGLGAATADMLYGILAAVVLKMMDGIVTSHELSLTIISGIFFCYMGVERLFSTSSLEDIKPIPGKLLHIYLYTILLTLKDFSTILEFIALFIAFDININELQDSIGFVIGVFLGAAIWWFLLCFMDTLLHKKTSMRLLRYVNYITSIIIFIFGLHELFK